A segment of the Cryptosporidium parvum Iowa II chromosome 5, whole genome shotgun sequence genome:
TTGAGTCTGATACTTGGTTGGACAAAATCTTAAATGAAAAAGGTATTTTGGATATTACTAACAATATTTTGTCTCTAgtaaatgatgaaaataaattgataaatactTTTAACAAAAACTCTTGTATTATTTCCACAAAGATTTACTTAAGTAAACAGACTGAGAAACCCCCATCCATTATCTCTGTTATTGAGCTTGgaaagaatattgaaagCCACTCTAATGTAGTTCATGGTGGGTTTTCTGCTACACTAGTTGATAATTGTCTTGGAATTCTGGCTGCTCAGCTATATAAATTCCCTGTAACTAAAACGCTTAATTTGGCTTATAAGAAGCCAATTCTGCCCGGCCAGACAAtagttattatttcaagaGTTAAGGATTCTgaacaagaaaataatgaatcgATGATTCAGTCTGACAGATGTACTCTTATTTCTGAGATCTTTAACATGAATCAGGATGTTCTTCTTTCATCTGAGGCTGTTTTTGTTGATATTTCAGGCAGAGTTAAAAAGTGAATATATAATACCGTGATTATGCTAGATATTAATCCGGCTATTGTATTTACTAAGTAATAGTTATTTCTACATTatgttttttatttaatttctcaCAAAGAAACAATCACCCGTTTCTGACTAAGCTAAATGTCATTATTAAAGGAAACAAACATCTATTTTCCATACCCCTAAACAACCACTAACTTTTAATCATTCTATCTTCTATATTCAATACTTAATATTTCCCAAAATTAATATCCCCTTCTCTCCCCCACTCCACCTTTCGTATAAGTACCATTAAAATGATCTAAGGCTTCAGGATGTTACTTCcatttatttgattaaattgCTATAAAGCTAATAAGAACAAAATCACTAAGTATTCTCgagttattaaattaaaaaggTATTCATAAACCCCaatacaataataataataatggtgGAATTGGAAACAATGCGGTTGTACATGCTTTGAAATAAAGTATATTGTATTAGTATTTCTAATAGAGCGATACCctatattaaagattcatTCGTGACCAGCTTAACCccatattcaaatttaattaaaatcaaaacAATTTAAACTTATACCGGCGATGATATTAACGCACTTgtctttaattattctttattctttcttttttttttgtttttgttCAATTCTTTAACCCATAATATTTAGACAATACTGCCGTTACCATTTGTTGAATTTAccaaaaacaaaataattaaatgtGGTTAGACAAGACTTGGTGCACGTTacttataatatatttttaaagaatataagGAGACACTAAATAACAATATGGGGAAATTTAATGTTTTTATtgtatattaaatattattgggGGAGTAATGTTTTTTAAGCAAATCACTTTAATCATTTTGcagaattaaattcttaatCAATAGAATTTTGCTTTAATTGGAATTTAAGGGATTGAGTCATAATGAGATTTTACGTCACTTTAATATCTGTTATTGCAGCTTTGCTCTGTACCTCTACATCAGTTCTCTCTATGGAACACAAGTCCTTAAGACAATCTAAAACtgaattatttacaaaagTTGGTCTATTTATAGAAGGATTCACACTTGAATCAGTTGCAAGAACAAAGTTGGCGATAGAAAAAGGATTCGAACAAGTTGAAATTGTTGATTTGACATTGGGGGATCTTAAAGCATTGCCAGCTTCACATGGtattcaattatttgttgCTCCATCTGAAATGTCCACTGGATTAGAATCAGTTGCTAAGGAAGGTATGGCCATCATCTCAGATTTTGTCCTCAAGGGTTCTTTCCTCTTTTCTCAGATGGATTCATCCTCAACATTATGTAAGGAATTCGACTACGAAGGTGTTAAGACTTCCAACTCTCCATTCATTTATGATGGAGTATGTGTTGGTCCAATCACAAAGAGTGGTCCAATGGAAACTGAATGCAGAGCTATTACAGCCCAAGTAGACAGTAGAGCTAGAATGGTTACTTACAATAACTTGTTTGTTCACAGGGGTTTCTACTTTGTTGATGCTGAGTCCAAGAAGAATTGCAAAATCCTCGCAAGTGCTACTCCACGTGATAACTCTGAGACTTTGATTGAGTTCAGAAGCAATACTAATGCTAAGGCTATTATTGTTGCATGCAAGCACGGAAGTGGAGCTGCAATTCTCTCAGGAGTCCAATTAGACCAGAACGCAGCATTCTTGAAGAGCTATATCGCCAGACATCCAGAAAATACTCATGTTAAGAGTGTTACTGAATCTCTCTCTGATGTAACAGAATTCACAAAATCACTCTTACATTTCGTAGTCATGATGAAGGTCACTGCTACTTTAGAGTAGATTGTAATGCTTGGGTTAGTTTGCGACGGAGTTAGGTAGAGTTTATGCTTTGGTTGATGGAAACCCGGCTCTAGTATGTTATAGTCCTTTCGTAACTAACTTTAATTTGCTCTTTTTGTATTGGTTCGTGGGTTTGCCGTTGAACACTAGTGATTTTCTAGGTGATAGTTGGTGTGAATTTAAAGCATTAAATCGTGACTAGGCAATAGAATATTTGAACTTTAGTTAAAAACAAGAATAAACAATTTAAGGAAAATTACTAATACAATTCAAATACATACTatccaaataaatttattcgTTAATACTCTGAAGTTTTGACTTTCTCTCAAGAGTATATAAGAACTTGACATAAATAACTCCTACAATTATAGTAGGTGGAATTAACATAAAGTTAATTTCTTGGAATGTCCATCCATTTTGACTAAATAATGAGATCAAATATTGAGGAAGATATCCTACAGGGAATGACTGTAGTAATAGATTTACTCCAGCAAAAGTACAAATAACATCTGTAGGTATTGCCAAAGTAAATAGAGAATATGCAGAACTAAACACAGCTTCTTGACTTGTTGTATATGCAATAAAGGTAAGTAATTGGAATGAAACATTTGGAAccaatttaaatattgcGCAAACAACCAAAAGTATAGTTGGAACAAGGGCAGATTTCCATAATCCATATCTATCAACCAAATAACCCTCCAATACACCAACAATGGAACCAAATGGTGAGACAGTTGTGAAAATGGTTGACCAGTAATAAccaattttctttctctctTCAATTGAGCTTAAACCACTAAGTTCTTCTATTTGCAGTGATAGGGTTGATACATAAAAGTTGACTGAAACAACAACAAGTACTTCCAAGAGGAATTGAACCACAAACATCTCGGAAAAGATGGACCTAAATAGAGGCTTGATTTTAGACTGAACAAATCCAGAGTTATTTTCTCTGTCGGAACGGACAACATTTACCTGATTTTCTGAGTTACCTTCATTTGTATTACCTTTAATAGAATAGAAACCACATTTCTTTAGTGAGAAACCACAACTATCTCCCAAATGAATAATTCTGTTTGGGAGTAATAAACTGaacaaaacaaaaaatgcCTGAATAAAAGCAAGGGGAAGAAGTGATACTTTTAATGTAGTTTGGAAATGagaatgaattaattgtaCAACAAGGAAAGTAAGAGATGAAAAGCCATAAAGTGTTGAGAATGTAGATGCAATAACTGCTCTACCCTTGGGGAAAAGATTTGATAAATGAATGAACGATGGGATGTAAATACAACCGCATAAATTTTGTAGAATTGCGCCATACCAAATGTAATCAATACTTCCTCTTGGATTACCAACAGCAATCATAAATGTACCTAATGCGGTAATAAATTGGCAAACTGCCATAAATTTTGGCCCAATAACGTCCATTAAAATACTTAAGAATAAGACAGAGAACATTTGAACCGACTGAGAGATAGACATCAAATTTGCCAAATATACTTCTTCTTCTACACAAGGAAGGGATGGATCCTCACAGAGAAACCTATAAGCTCCAGTATCCTTGATAATGTTGGCTAAAGACTGCCAGCCAAGAATAATACCTGAACTGACAAGCATTTGAAGAAATGCTAAGGAAACTAAAAAATAGGCATTAAAGCCACTGCTTTTATTTTTAGCCATAACTAAAGGCTCTGCTTcactaattatttttgaattcttcGATTTGCCCATTATGAAATAATGAGACCTAATAAACAAActtttctaaatttttctttttgtcAAATTAACTTGTACTGTTACTATCCCCGGGAgacattattattgaatctGATAACTACATGAATTCCCCGccataaattattaaaaggcattattttttcaattgcCATTAAAAATTGTAAAATCTGCTTTTTTTGGCATGAACTTTAGTGGTGAATAACTATTTAAACTATTTGTActttgaattcttttttttttgccgTAGTGCTGattaatttgtatttaatttttactATTCTTGAACtactaattaattttagctaagaatttattcaattaactataatatttatcGTATCAAAacataaaattaataaaataagaGTAGCTCCAtgagtaataataaaatagcAATGTACATTTCTGCGGTCtcaattataaaataactAGGGCATTTGTATAGACAAGAATCAACTATAAAGCAAGTTCATGGTATTTTCgttgataattttttggcgccaaataTGTGTAAGGACAGATTGAGCGGTAATATTATGTACTATTACTAAGCCTTTAATAACCAAGCAAAAGTAGCAGATAAAATGCTGCCTTTTCTCACCCTAGCAAGGAATTTGGGAGCCGGATCAGTAAGGGTGGGTTTGGTGAGTAATTTCTCTAAGGGTCAACTATTTTTTGTTGGAAAAAATCTGTTGAAAAATTTGGGTACAAGGGCTATATCAAGCAAGTCAAAGCCGACATCAGTTTGCGAAGAAGAGGAAAGAGCAATTTTGGAGGCAGAGGTTGCAAAGATTGGAGTTCTTCAGGAAAGAATTAAGACCCTTGAGAAGGATGCAAGTGGTTATATTCATAAAATAGAAGAATCTAAGGAAAAACTGTTACGTTCACTAGCAGAAAATGAGAATTTAAGACAAAGGCATAGGAAAGACTTAGAAGCAGCAAGAGAATACTCAATTTCAGGCTTTGCTAAAAGTCTTTTGGATGTCTCTGATAGCCTTTCCAGAGCCTTATTGTCCGtagatattgaaaatgtagataaaaattcaatcaaAAGTTTATATAATGGAATTAGCATGACATATTCGTCATTAGAAAAGGTTTTTGAAGCACACGGTATTAAGAGATTCCAATCTTTAGGAAAACAATTTAATCCAAAAGAGCATGAAGCCGTATTTGAAGTTAAGGATACATCTAAGCCAAAAGGCCAAGTTTGTGAGGAGCTCTTGCCTGGGTACAAGATCCATGATAGAGTCCTCAGAGCTGCAAAGGTTGCTACCATTAAGAATTGATCAGTTTCTTCCCATTCTGttgttaattattttcaagcattattttaaattaatttttttttaatttgagTTGGCGCTgaaatttatcatttattaattagCCTTGCGATTCTCAGAGGTAGACCAAATAAAATGTGAATATGAaagtaaagaaaaatgaTATGGCCATTTTTAATGATAACTGCAGGAGCTAGTCTTGTAATTGCAAGAGGAACGCCTATATTAGCTAGGAGAGCTGGATTCTTTTCTCGGAATATGATCAGGCCTTTGGCAGGATCAACGGGGAAGTTTCCTTTAAAACTCAAGGGATTTGAGAACCCAATGAGTATTAGGGAGGCTTACAAGATATTGAATGTACCTCCGATTGCATCGAAAGCGAGAGTTAGAGAAGCCCACAGACAGCTAATGCTAAGGAACCACCCAGATAATGGAGGCTCTAACTATGTTGCCTCCAAAGTTAATGAGgcaaaagaattaatttgtGGGGATAAAGATTAATCACTAGTTGTAGGTTTAACATTTTCCGGGGAAACAAGTACTTTGCATTAGTTTGGCACAATTTACAGGGAAGGAGGATTTTTAGAATCTTGCAccttaaaattaatatagttattgtttttaattcatataTAATCTCACAATCCTTCagttttaaatatttgtttttaattttatttcaacaTTCGCTCTTTTAtttaacttatttttttttttttttttggggTTGCATCTTGAAAATTTGGGCGCCTGGATTTTGTAATAAACtagaataaaaattcaaagcAAACTTTGTGAAATGCCAGGAAGCAcatatattgaaaagatCAAAACACATTATGATACATTggaattaaagaaagattGCTCTAAAGAGGATATATGTAGGGCGTATATGAGGCTTGCATTAGAATGGTATCCCGATGGAAATAGATCGGATACAGAACTAAAGGGTACAATGTTTAAAAAGATCTCAAATGCATACCAAATACTCTCAAATGACGAATTGAGACGCAAATATGATTCTAGCATTGATGAGCTCATCAAAAAAAACAGCTCTGAAATGAAtcagaatttaaattttgatcCATATGAAgtttttgagaaatttatGACAGAAGTACTGGCagataaagaaaagtatTATCAGTATTCTTCCCCATGTAATGGTGGATTTTACATTCATTCAAATTCGGATTTTAACTCTGATTCTGATATTGAATTCGGATTGGATGGAGACGAAAAAGACgccaatattaatgatgatcTTTTCAcagaagatgaagatattgaatattgTGATGATTATCATTATAGAAACACCTTTTAAATTATCCAAAATTAAACTTCAAACACACAAATGTATTTTTTGTCCTAAATTATACcaaatatctttatttttgtatGTATAATAAAGATCAGCTCAATATCCTCAATATAAGTGTAGGATAACTTGAAACCACATCTTTAAAGTATATGTTGGTAaaaaaacaagaatttATATAAACTGGTTAATTTGTAATTGGTAATAAGTTGATTAGAACTCAAACATAGTTCAAAGAATTCATATATTTACTCTTTCAACAAAAAACGGATGTTTGGGAATTTTCTATTACAAATACTTAGTAGATATTTATCGACAGCTTTAAAGctaaaaggaaaaaaatgatcaaTTTAATCAATTATTCAATGTTCAAAGAAATCTAGCTAGACTTTTATATTTGGAAGTTATCTATTTTTGACATTTTGGATAGATAATCTTCTTTATATAGCTGAACCTGATTAAATTTATGCTTTGGGTCATTTAATAGGTCACTTAAGGTAATTTCAGCAGCAACTTGTTGTACTTTTTGGCAGCATTGGATCTAAAAGTgggaataaaaaaaaaatcaatgaGTAAGTTGATGTCTTGTAATAATAGCGCAGATAGAAGATTTATCaacttttcaattaatgTTCTTCCTCCAgctaaagaaaaaatttcaGTAATGTGACTAGCCAGTCACTATGAGCGACTTACAATTTTATGAATTTGGATTTTCATggaaaatgaagataaatAAGAATCGTAAGCAGTACCCTCCAATGTTGAAATCTGACTCTGTTCAATGATTCGATTCATATTATCCACCATTTTGCTTATACAATCATTCACAGTTTCCTTGCAGCGTGTCCTTGCActcattatttataatgTAATAATTTAGGGGGTAACTCAAATGGACAGCGCGCGCGGTAATggcaaatttttttttagagaGAATGATTTATTGATATATAGGATTTCATGAGCAAAGagtaattttaaaaataaaaattaaaaaaaaaattgaaatagaaaaattagTTTGTGCTCATAATAGAGCGTAAATGGTGATAATATCTgaataattgattaattgaattaaagtAGTTTGTTGTGGAGGTAGAGTATGAGAGAAAATGGGTCCTAGAATTTGCCCTCAATGTTCTAGCGCTAGTATTGAAGTACACGAAGGAAGAGGAGAGACAATATGTACGAACTGTGGCACTGTTTTGGAGGAGAATACCATGGTTGAAGGCCTTCAGTTTAGTGAATGTTCCAATGGATCGATGCAAATGGTGGGACATTTTGTGCCTTCATCAGGTGTTAGAGGATTTGCAATGGTATATGGAAATAGAGAAAGCAGGGAGCACGTTCTACAGAGAGGTTATCATAATTTACAGAGAATTGCTGATCAACTACGTCTTTCTAGTAGTCATATAGAATCTGCTCAAAGAGTATTTCTGATGGCAGTTCAAAGAAGTTTTACAATAGGCAGGAACAATATGCACGTTGCATCTGCTTGCTTGTATGCGATATGTAGGAGAGAGAAGACGCCTCATATGCTTATTGATTTTAGTGACGTTCTTCAGACTCCAGTAAAAGTTTTAGGACAAGTTTTTATGAAACTTTTGCGTTTACTTAGATTACATGTTCCAAACATTGATCCCTCAATGTTTATGGAGAGATTTGCAGCTCAAATGAAGTTAGGCGAAAAAACTCATGCCGTTGCAGCTACGGGTGTCAGAATTGTTCAAGCTCTAACAAGAAATTGGATTACTACTGGAAGAAGACCAACTGGGTTATGTGGAGCAGCTCTACTTATTTCTGCAAGATATCACGGAATTCCTGTTAGTTCTTCAGAAATTGCTCAGATTGTAAGGATTTCTTCACCCACTTTATTGAAGAGACTTGCAGAGTTTAAACATACCTCTACAGCTCAGTTAACAGCAGATGAATTCGAAAATACAGATCTGCTCTCTCTTCCAATTGTTAGAGGGCCACCCTGTTTTGAGAAGAACCGCCTAAAGGATGAAGCAAATAAAGCTTTGGCAATTTCTAATGGTGAAGATAAATTGGCCATTGAGGGAATAAATCCTAATATAGGTTTGGAATCGAATTATGACAAAGAAAATGAACCATTAGGTAATGATGAAGATAGAAGAAAGGATGATCCAGAAGATGCTCAGGAAGAAGAGCAAGGCGAtgaagaggaggaagagTCTGAAACCATTGATGTTGAAGCTGATGATTTTGAGGGGCATAAGAAGAGCCTTAGTTTCCCTAAATTTTTAGGAGGAATAGAATTAGACATAAATCAAGATAAACTTTGTAATGATGAACCTACATCACAGGATATCACAACTATTGCTTCCAAACTAATTAATGCATTTGATAAGGCTAAGTGCGCCTCAGAGAATTCTCAATCAGGAACTTCGACATGTGCAGATTCAACTTCAGCAGAAGACCTAGTAATGGATCCTCTACACTTCTTGTTTAAAGATTTTGGAGATCCCCAAGTTGAA
Coding sequences within it:
- a CDS encoding co-chaperone GrpE, producing MLPFLTLARNLGAGSVRVGLVSNFSKGQLFFVGKNLLKNLGTRAISSKSKPTSVCEEEERAILEAEVAKIGVLQERIKTLEKDASGYIHKIEESKEKLLRSLAENENLRQRHRKDLEAAREYSISGFAKSLLDVSDSLSRALLSVDIENVDKNSIKSLYNGISMTYSSLEKVFEAHGIKRFQSLGKQFNPKEHEAVFEVKDTSKPKGQVCEELLPGYKIHDRVLRAAKVATIKN
- a CDS encoding DnaJ domain protein, which translates into the protein TRIKIQSKLCEMPGSTYIEKIKTHYDTLELKKDCSKEDICRAYMRLALEWYPDGNRSDTELKGTMFKKISNAYQILSNDELRRKYDSSIDELIKKNSSEMNQNLNFDPYEVFEKFMTEVLADKEKYYQYSSPCNGGFYIHSNSDFNSDSDIEFGLDGDEKDANINDDLFTEDEDIEYCDDYHYRNTF
- a CDS encoding hypothetical protein (transcripts identified by EST), with protein sequence MEKQATEHKLHHQSIPSTVSTSTDSIDIDSLSPKQVESDTWLDKILNEKGILDITNNILSLVNDENKLINTFNKNSCIISTKIYLSKQTEKPPSIISVIELGKNIESHSNVVHGGFSATLVDNCLGILAAQLYKFPVTKTLNLAYKKPILPGQTIVIISRVKDSEQENNESMIQSDRCTLISEIFNMNQDVLLSSEAVFVDISGRVKK
- a CDS encoding chaperone'DNAj domain protein chaperone', translated to MIWPFLMITAGASLVIARGTPILARRAGFFSRNMIRPLAGSTGKFPLKLKGFENPMSIREAYKILNVPPIASKARVREAHRQLMLRNHPDNGGSNYVASKVNEAKELICGDKD
- a CDS encoding cyclin domain protein (similar to transcription initiation factor IIIB), translating into EKMGPRICPQCSSASIEVHEGRGETICTNCGTVLEENTMVEGLQFSECSNGSMQMVGHFVPSSGVRGFAMVYGNRESREHVLQRGYHNLQRIADQLRLSSSHIESAQRVFLMAVQRSFTIGRNNMHVASACLYAICRREKTPHMLIDFSDVLQTPVKVLGQVFMKLLRLLRLHVPNIDPSMFMERFAAQMKLGEKTHAVAATGVRIVQALTRNWITTGRRPTGLCGAALLISARYHGIPVSSSEIAQIVRISSPTLLKRLAEFKHTSTAQLTADEFENTDLLSLPIVRGPPCFEKNRLKDEANKALAISNGEDKLAIEGINPNIGLESNYDKENEPLGNDEDRRKDDPEDAQEEEQGDEEEEESETIDVEADDFEGHKKSLSFPKFLGGIELDINQDKLCNDEPTSQDITTIASKLINAFDKAKCASENSQSGTSTCADSTSAEDLVMDPLHFLFKDFGDPQVETEDKQTAKGSIQEETSIDNLIEPVSGNKLNIANSDLSTTIGSSGLEDRDDISSSDDLSDISDSEINDLLLDEDEREAKRLLWDEITKDTLPPSWLRKINKESMNSNNFQQSEIFGLSNNTAKDNTNTGQPKKRKTEQSEKESSKAQKVQPENAIESVLMALQKAGPGAAKHVNSDTLAKLFTVC